From one Candidatus Neomarinimicrobiota bacterium genomic stretch:
- a CDS encoding YbaB/EbfC family nucleoid-associated protein has protein sequence MFNKGNMTKMLKQAQDVQKQIENVQNELDDLHITGESGGGMVTATVNGKMELLDLKLQDEILEEDKDMIEDLIISAVNNAMTKAQEESQSRMNSVTGGMLSGMKIPGM, from the coding sequence ATGTTTAATAAAGGTAACATGACAAAAATGCTGAAGCAGGCACAGGATGTGCAGAAGCAAATTGAAAATGTGCAAAATGAATTAGATGATTTGCATATCACGGGAGAATCCGGGGGTGGTATGGTTACGGCCACTGTTAACGGTAAAATGGAATTATTGGACTTAAAACTTCAGGATGAGATTCTTGAAGAAGATAAAGATATGATTGAAGATTTAATTATTTCTGCTGTAAACAATGCCATGACAAAAGCGCAAGAAGAAAGTCAGAGCAGAATGAATTCCGTAACGGGCGGAATGCTCAGCGGAATGAAAATTCCGGGCATGTAA
- the recR gene encoding recombination protein RecR, whose amino-acid sequence MGSIPESINRLIEEFSRFPGIGRKTAQRMAFYVLKSPNEQAVQLAQSVMDMKTKIKFCSICFGITEEDPCQICDNPKRDQSSICIVEDAADVYTFEKTNVFQGVYHVLGGVLSPLDGIGPDDLKINQLIDRTQPGDEVIIATNPSIEGEATSLYIGKLLNGKDVKVTRLARGLPMGGNLEYIDEATIMRAMEGRTSL is encoded by the coding sequence TTGGGTTCAATTCCAGAAAGCATTAACCGCCTTATCGAAGAATTTTCTCGATTCCCCGGTATTGGTCGTAAAACGGCTCAGCGAATGGCGTTTTACGTATTGAAATCACCCAATGAGCAGGCTGTTCAGTTGGCGCAATCAGTCATGGATATGAAAACAAAAATTAAATTTTGTTCAATATGTTTTGGCATTACGGAAGAAGATCCATGTCAAATTTGCGATAATCCAAAACGAGATCAATCATCAATTTGTATTGTTGAAGATGCGGCCGATGTTTATACTTTCGAGAAAACAAATGTTTTTCAGGGTGTTTACCATGTTCTTGGTGGTGTCCTTTCCCCATTGGATGGTATTGGTCCGGACGATTTAAAGATTAATCAACTGATAGATAGAACACAACCGGGAGATGAAGTAATCATTGCTACAAATCCAAGTATAGAGGGTGAAGCAACATCGCTTTATATTGGTAAATTATTGAATGGAAAAGATGTTAAAGTTACCCGATTGGCAAGAGGTCTACCTATGGGGGGAAACTTGGAATACATTGATGAAGCAACCATAATGAGAGCCATGGAAGGCCGCACATCTCTATGA
- the pgsA gene encoding CDP-diacylglycerol--glycerol-3-phosphate 3-phosphatidyltransferase has protein sequence MMTLPNILTLFRIFLTPVFIVCLFAEFQGAHLWALTIFIVASITDAFDGYYARKNDMVTDTGRFLDPLADKILVSSAFISFAIMGLIDFWMVALIIFRDLFVTGLRMIMSRKGVTLMTSKVAKSKTGVQLGIIIFILLFLSLKGIDWSFVKDYLQFVKDYQLVYYLAMIAAIFTVYTGFTYIQENRKAIREIMN, from the coding sequence ATGATGACTTTACCCAATATTTTGACACTTTTCAGAATATTCCTGACGCCGGTTTTTATTGTTTGTTTGTTTGCTGAATTCCAGGGCGCTCATTTATGGGCATTAACTATTTTTATTGTGGCATCGATTACCGATGCTTTTGATGGTTATTACGCGCGGAAAAATGATATGGTAACTGATACGGGACGGTTTTTAGACCCTCTTGCGGATAAGATTTTAGTTTCATCCGCATTCATATCATTTGCCATTATGGGGCTCATTGATTTTTGGATGGTGGCCCTAATCATTTTTAGGGATTTGTTTGTGACTGGCCTCAGGATGATCATGTCCCGCAAAGGGGTGACTCTGATGACCAGTAAGGTCGCAAAATCCAAAACAGGTGTTCAGCTTGGTATTATAATTTTTATACTCTTATTTTTGAGTTTGAAAGGTATTGACTGGTCTTTTGTGAAGGACTACCTCCAATTTGTCAAAGATTATCAACTGGTCTATTATTTAGCCATGATTGCAGCTATTTTTACAGTATACACAGGCTTCACCTACATTCAGGAAAATCGCAAGGCAATCAGGGAGATTATGAACTGA
- a CDS encoding phosphatidylglycerophosphatase A translates to MNRAAAELIGTVFYIGKLPLAPGTWASMAATICWFFLFKDVDPIVLPAVSALLFLIGVFASDAIIQDTKEHDPSRVVIDEWVGQWLAFSMMPVNITTGVVGLIAFRIFDIVKPGPVRRLEKLPGGWGIMTDDVMAGIMAYFVLLLTYNFIL, encoded by the coding sequence ATGAATCGTGCGGCGGCAGAGTTGATTGGAACGGTATTTTATATAGGTAAGTTGCCCTTAGCACCGGGCACATGGGCCAGTATGGCTGCGACTATTTGTTGGTTTTTTTTATTCAAAGATGTAGACCCAATCGTTCTACCCGCTGTTTCAGCATTACTTTTTTTGATTGGTGTATTTGCTTCAGATGCCATTATTCAGGATACAAAAGAACATGATCCATCCAGGGTGGTTATTGATGAATGGGTAGGCCAGTGGCTGGCCTTTTCTATGATGCCGGTAAATATAACTACTGGTGTAGTTGGGCTAATCGCATTTCGAATTTTTGATATCGTTAAACCCGGTCCTGTAAGACGATTGGAAAAATTGCCCGGCGGGTGGGGTATTATGACTGATGATGTTATGGCCGGCATTATGGCCTATTTTGTTCTTTTACTCACCTATAATTTCATTTTATGA
- a CDS encoding CinA family nicotinamide mononucleotide deamidase-related protein, with protein sequence MKIGLITIGAELLNGARTDTNATWIGQQVIASGGEVVWHMTVSDEKNAIVSALDQIPNVIDAVLCTGGLGPTHDDITPKVLYEYFGAEAEFDEAYWKLLTEKFAARGKAIPESNRNQAMRPNVGDVIHNLVGSARGLHFTNEYYDCFAMPGVPSEMKSMMTNTILPWIESKSHTKIFVEVMRTTGVMESVLFEKVENILKEYPQVDAAFLPRFTGVDLRITSSVESEIKGLIDEISPVIQKYHFGGEGVELEDAVGKLLSSSGKTIATAESCTGGLIGDRFTNVSGSSEYYKGGIVAYSNTVKEAAIGVQKETLDSVGAVSEETALEMAKGIREKFNVDIGISTTGIAGPTGGTDEKPVGLVYVGISYEGMDKVYRFTFTPFRKTNKLMTSQAALNIIRIHLLSGL encoded by the coding sequence ATGAAAATTGGACTTATAACTATTGGTGCTGAATTATTAAATGGTGCCCGAACAGATACGAATGCTACCTGGATTGGTCAGCAGGTAATAGCTTCCGGTGGCGAGGTAGTGTGGCATATGACCGTGAGTGATGAAAAAAATGCCATTGTAAGCGCATTGGATCAAATTCCAAATGTGATAGATGCAGTCTTATGTACCGGTGGACTTGGACCCACCCACGATGATATTACTCCCAAAGTGCTTTATGAATATTTTGGTGCCGAAGCTGAATTCGATGAGGCATATTGGAAATTGCTTACGGAAAAATTTGCAGCCCGAGGAAAGGCGATACCTGAATCCAATCGCAATCAAGCAATGAGACCAAATGTGGGTGATGTAATTCATAACCTCGTGGGATCGGCCAGAGGTCTTCATTTTACCAATGAATATTATGATTGTTTTGCCATGCCCGGCGTCCCTTCTGAAATGAAATCCATGATGACCAATACAATCCTCCCGTGGATCGAGTCAAAATCCCATACAAAAATATTTGTAGAAGTCATGCGTACAACAGGGGTGATGGAATCTGTTTTATTTGAAAAAGTTGAGAATATCTTAAAAGAATACCCACAAGTGGATGCGGCCTTTTTGCCTAGATTTACTGGCGTTGACTTAAGGATTACATCATCAGTTGAGTCCGAAATCAAAGGGCTGATTGATGAAATTTCACCTGTCATTCAAAAATATCATTTTGGGGGTGAAGGGGTGGAGTTGGAAGATGCCGTAGGAAAATTACTCTCATCTAGTGGAAAAACAATTGCCACTGCTGAATCGTGTACCGGAGGTCTTATTGGCGACCGATTCACTAATGTATCTGGCAGTTCCGAATATTATAAAGGCGGCATTGTTGCCTACAGCAATACGGTTAAAGAAGCGGCAATCGGCGTTCAAAAAGAGACCTTGGATTCCGTTGGTGCTGTCAGTGAAGAAACGGCTTTGGAAATGGCCAAAGGAATTCGTGAAAAATTTAATGTAGACATTGGTATCTCCACCACGGGTATTGCAGGCCCAACCGGGGGCACAGATGAAAAACCAGTAGGATTAGTTTATGTGGGAATCAGTTACGAAGGTATGGATAAAGTATATCGTTTCACCTTTACACCATTCCGTAAAACCAATAAATTGATGACGAGTCAGGCAGCCTTGAATATTATCCGAATTCATTTGTTAAGTGGATTATAA
- the thpR gene encoding RNA 2',3'-cyclic phosphodiesterase, protein MDYNLIRTFIAVPVPQQVLELQNYLKSTVSGKTGKIDWVRSDQLHLTLKFLGDTTESSIGRVQSTIKNITKETSPFDLKIQGTGCFPKVERPRVMWAGIEGAIKSLYDLLEMIQIKLDPLGFPKDIKPFHPHITLGRAKYPQKRTPDISTFLNSNYDSIPFRIEKVQYISSELFPNGPIYTILSTHFFGNN, encoded by the coding sequence GTGGATTATAACCTGATTCGAACATTTATTGCCGTTCCGGTGCCGCAACAGGTTTTAGAACTGCAGAATTATCTCAAGTCAACCGTCTCGGGAAAAACAGGAAAGATAGACTGGGTTCGAAGCGACCAGCTTCATTTGACCCTAAAATTCCTAGGTGACACCACCGAAAGCTCTATTGGTAGAGTTCAGTCCACAATTAAAAATATCACAAAAGAAACAAGTCCGTTTGATTTGAAGATTCAAGGAACTGGATGTTTTCCTAAAGTGGAAAGGCCACGGGTGATGTGGGCCGGCATTGAGGGGGCAATAAAATCATTATATGATTTGCTAGAAATGATTCAAATTAAATTAGATCCATTGGGCTTCCCCAAGGATATTAAGCCTTTTCATCCTCATATAACTTTAGGTCGGGCCAAGTATCCCCAAAAAAGAACACCGGATATATCCACTTTTTTAAATTCAAACTATGACTCAATTCCATTTCGAATTGAAAAAGTTCAATATATTAGCAGTGAACTCTTCCCAAATGGGCCAATTTATACTATTTTAAGTACTCACTTTTTTGGTAATAATTAA
- the recA gene encoding recombinase RecA has protein sequence MPSTDNKKTKALELAISQVDRQFGKGSIMRLGGDHIIVSDNSISTGCLSLDVALGVGGIPKGRITEIYGPESSGKTTLALHIIAEAQKVGGYAAFIDAEHAMDAQYSQKLGVNIDDLLVSQPDTGEQALEITETLVRSSALDVIVIDSVAALVPRVELEGEMGDTHVGLQARLMSQALRKLTGTVSRSNTAVIFINQIREKIGVMYGNPETTPGGRALKFYTSVRLEIRRVTTIKDGTDVVGNRTRVKVVKNKVAPPFKQTEFDIMYNQGISFIGDILDLAIKGDIVQKMGSWFSYGDMKIGQGRENSKQFLLDNEDIKMEVITKVKNFMGIEETKPQKKSKPKASKKSEENGES, from the coding sequence ATGCCATCCACAGACAATAAAAAAACAAAAGCTTTAGAACTCGCAATTTCACAAGTTGACCGTCAATTTGGTAAAGGTTCCATCATGCGCCTTGGTGGCGATCACATTATTGTATCAGACAATAGCATATCTACTGGATGTCTATCTCTAGATGTAGCCCTTGGTGTCGGTGGTATTCCAAAAGGGAGAATTACTGAGATCTATGGTCCTGAATCTTCGGGGAAAACAACTCTTGCACTTCATATTATTGCAGAAGCCCAAAAGGTTGGCGGTTATGCAGCTTTCATTGATGCAGAACATGCAATGGATGCACAATATTCTCAGAAATTAGGTGTCAACATAGATGACTTATTGGTCTCCCAGCCGGATACAGGTGAGCAGGCATTAGAAATAACTGAAACACTCGTTCGAAGTAGTGCCCTTGATGTTATTGTTATTGATTCAGTGGCAGCACTTGTGCCGAGGGTAGAACTTGAAGGCGAAATGGGTGATACCCACGTTGGTCTCCAGGCACGGTTAATGTCTCAAGCTTTGAGAAAATTAACGGGTACTGTAAGTCGGTCAAACACGGCCGTTATTTTCATAAATCAAATTCGTGAAAAAATTGGCGTTATGTATGGAAATCCTGAAACTACCCCTGGTGGACGTGCACTTAAATTTTATACATCTGTTCGTTTGGAAATACGACGTGTTACAACCATTAAAGATGGTACTGACGTTGTTGGTAACCGTACCCGTGTAAAAGTTGTGAAAAACAAAGTTGCGCCACCTTTTAAACAAACAGAATTCGATATCATGTATAACCAGGGTATCTCATTTATAGGCGATATCCTTGATCTTGCAATAAAAGGCGATATTGTGCAAAAAATGGGATCTTGGTTTTCCTACGGCGACATGAAGATTGGGCAAGGAAGGGAAAATTCAAAACAATTTCTCCTCGACAACGAAGACATAAAAATGGAAGTGATTACCAAGGTTAAAAATTTTATGGGCATCGAGGAAACCAAACCTCAAAAGAAATCAAAACCGAAGGCTAGCAAAAAGTCGGAGGAGAATGGCGAATCGTAA
- a CDS encoding fumarylacetoacetate hydrolase family protein yields the protein MNYNVISGNESVPVRNIYCIGRNYKAHAAELNNDVPENPVIFQKSIPALNTSNEIVLPHNREIQHELEIVILIGNDGEKISKNEAAAYIHGYGLGLDLTDRKFQSELKQNKLPWLLAKSFKGSAVVSSFVPNEIGEEFWLKVNGDVRQNGNIADMIFSIPEQISYLSRMIPLMKGDLIFTGTPMGVGEIHSGDDLNLGIGGKTVFSLKVK from the coding sequence ATGAATTATAATGTTATATCTGGTAACGAATCGGTTCCCGTTCGGAATATCTATTGCATTGGACGCAATTATAAAGCACATGCGGCTGAACTCAATAATGATGTACCTGAAAACCCTGTAATATTTCAAAAATCAATCCCCGCATTAAATACATCAAATGAGATTGTTTTACCCCATAACCGCGAAATTCAACATGAACTGGAAATCGTTATTTTGATTGGTAATGATGGCGAAAAAATTTCGAAGAATGAAGCAGCAGCCTATATCCATGGATATGGATTGGGTCTTGATTTAACAGATCGAAAATTCCAATCAGAATTGAAGCAAAATAAATTGCCCTGGTTATTGGCAAAATCCTTTAAAGGCTCCGCCGTTGTTTCTTCTTTTGTACCAAATGAGATAGGGGAAGAATTTTGGCTTAAAGTAAACGGCGATGTTCGACAAAATGGAAATATAGCAGATATGATTTTCTCAATACCGGAACAAATATCCTATCTTTCAAGAATGATACCCTTAATGAAGGGTGATTTGATTTTTACGGGCACACCTATGGGAGTGGGCGAGATTCACTCGGGGGATGATTTAAATCTGGGAATTGGAGGAAAGACCGTTTTTTCGTTAAAAGTGAAGTGA